The stretch of DNA CGGCAGTCCATTAGCATGGCAATAGTTGTCTACAGTGCGCGTCACGCCATCTGCTGAATCATCCTCGCCAGCCTCTGGGTAGAACAGCAAGTCGCTTCCTGATGGATGGGGAACAATCTTGTTGAAGTGATCGACAAGCTCACCCCGTTCATCCTCGGTCTTGGCGTCTTCAATCGCCTGAATCAACGACTTGAATTCCTGTTCGG from Pseudomonas sp. P8_229 encodes:
- a CDS encoding bacteriocin immunity protein; the encoded protein is MELKSQLADYTEQEFKSLIQAIEDAKTEDERGELVDHFNKIVPHPSGSDLLFYPEAGEDDSADGVTRTVDNYCHANGLPGFKS